One Pantoea trifolii DNA segment encodes these proteins:
- the dusA gene encoding tRNA dihydrouridine(20/20a) synthase DusA: MTDTFSSQRFSIAPMLDWTDRHCRYFHRQLSGDTLLYTEMVTTGAIIHGKGDYLAYSEEEHPLALQLGGSDPAALAQCAKLAEERGYDEINLNVGCPSDRVQNGRFGACLMGDAALVADCIKAMRDVVSIPVTVKTRIGIDEQDSYEFLCDFIGTVAQQGGCDTFIIHARKAWLSGLSPKENREIPPLDYPRVYQLKRDFPALTMAINGGIKTLEEAKLHLQHMDGVMMGREAYQNPGILAQVDRELFGRDTPRVDPVAVVRSMYPYIEAELSKGMYLGHVTRHMLGLFQGIPGARQWRRYLSENAHKPGADVRVLEAALALVADKIPQEVM; encoded by the coding sequence ATGACCGATACTTTCTCCTCGCAACGTTTTTCCATCGCCCCCATGCTCGACTGGACCGATCGCCACTGTCGTTATTTCCACCGTCAGCTGAGCGGCGACACGCTGCTGTACACCGAAATGGTGACGACCGGTGCGATCATTCACGGTAAAGGCGACTATCTGGCCTACAGCGAGGAAGAGCATCCGCTGGCGCTGCAGTTGGGGGGCAGCGATCCCGCCGCACTGGCGCAGTGCGCTAAGCTGGCAGAAGAGCGTGGCTACGATGAGATCAACCTCAACGTGGGTTGTCCGTCCGATCGCGTACAGAATGGTCGTTTTGGAGCCTGCCTGATGGGCGATGCGGCGCTGGTTGCCGACTGCATTAAAGCGATGCGCGATGTGGTAAGCATTCCAGTGACGGTGAAAACCCGTATTGGCATTGATGAGCAGGACAGCTACGAATTCCTGTGTGATTTTATTGGCACCGTGGCGCAACAGGGCGGCTGCGATACCTTTATTATCCACGCACGTAAAGCCTGGCTTTCCGGTTTGAGTCCAAAAGAGAATCGCGAGATCCCGCCGCTCGATTATCCACGCGTTTACCAATTGAAGCGCGACTTCCCGGCGCTGACCATGGCGATTAATGGCGGCATCAAAACCCTGGAAGAAGCTAAGCTGCATCTGCAGCATATGGATGGCGTGATGATGGGGCGCGAAGCCTATCAGAATCCGGGTATTCTGGCGCAGGTTGATCGCGAACTGTTTGGCCGCGATACACCGCGCGTCGATCCGGTGGCGGTGGTGCGCTCAATGTATCCGTACATTGAAGCTGAATTATCCAAGGGCATGTATCTCGGCCATGTTACGCGCCATATGCTTGGCCTATTCCAGGGCATTCCCGGTGCGCGCCAATGGCGTCGTTACTTAAGTGAAAACGCCCATAAACCCGGTGCCGATGTGCGCGTGCTGGAAGCGGCGTTAGCGCTGGTTGCAGATAAGATCCCGCAGGAAGTGATGTAA
- the pspG gene encoding envelope stress response protein PspG, whose amino-acid sequence MEILFVIGFFLMLLFTGVSLLGVIAALVVATALMFFGGLLAIVIKVLPWLVLAVAVVWLYRAFTTPSGEVKLRRLKRKISDLDRRDWR is encoded by the coding sequence GTGGAAATTCTATTTGTTATCGGCTTTTTTCTGATGCTGCTGTTCACCGGCGTTTCGCTGCTGGGCGTCATCGCGGCATTGGTGGTGGCGACCGCTTTAATGTTCTTTGGCGGATTGCTGGCAATTGTTATAAAAGTGTTGCCGTGGCTGGTGCTGGCAGTGGCTGTTGTATGGCTTTATCGCGCATTTACCACACCTTCAGGTGAGGTTAAATTGCGCAGGCTGAAAAGAAAAATCAGCGACTTAGATAGAAGGGACTGGCGCTAA
- a CDS encoding quinone oxidoreductase, giving the protein MAKRIQFNQHGGPDVLQWVDFELADPAEHEVQVENKAIGINYIDTYVRSGLYPQSSFPSGLGTEAAGVVKRVGSAVTRFKAGDRVVYCQAALGAYSEVHNVAEDRLVILPDSISFEQGAASFLKGLTVQYLLRQTYKVKADEIFLFHAAAGGVGLIACQWAKALGAHLIGTVGSAEKAKIAKDAGAWATINYREEDIAKRVNELTNGEKVAVVYDSVGKDTWEPSLDSLRRHGLMVSFGNASGPVTGVDLGILNKKGSLFVTRPSLFGYITNREELDAASNELFSLIASRAIQLNVPEQQKFALRDAVRAHQVLESRATQGSSLLIP; this is encoded by the coding sequence ATGGCAAAGCGTATTCAGTTCAACCAACACGGCGGCCCAGATGTGCTGCAATGGGTCGATTTCGAACTGGCCGATCCCGCCGAGCACGAAGTGCAGGTGGAAAACAAGGCGATTGGCATTAACTACATTGATACCTATGTGCGCAGCGGCTTGTATCCGCAAAGCAGCTTCCCTTCCGGCTTGGGCACCGAAGCAGCCGGTGTGGTGAAGCGAGTCGGATCGGCGGTGACGCGTTTTAAAGCGGGCGATCGCGTGGTCTATTGCCAGGCCGCGCTCGGCGCTTATAGCGAAGTGCACAATGTGGCGGAAGATCGCCTGGTGATCTTGCCGGACAGCATCTCCTTTGAGCAAGGCGCGGCTTCTTTCCTTAAAGGGTTAACCGTGCAGTATCTGCTGCGCCAAACCTATAAAGTGAAAGCCGATGAAATCTTCCTGTTCCATGCCGCAGCCGGTGGCGTGGGTTTGATCGCCTGCCAATGGGCCAAAGCGCTCGGCGCACATCTGATTGGCACGGTAGGTTCTGCAGAGAAAGCGAAGATTGCCAAAGATGCCGGCGCCTGGGCGACGATCAACTATCGCGAAGAGGATATTGCGAAGCGCGTCAACGAATTGACCAACGGTGAGAAAGTGGCCGTAGTGTATGACTCGGTGGGGAAAGACACCTGGGAACCTTCGCTGGATAGCCTGCGTCGCCACGGATTAATGGTCAGCTTTGGTAATGCATCGGGTCCGGTAACCGGCGTTGATCTTGGCATTCTCAATAAGAAAGGCTCACTGTTCGTTACCCGCCCTTCGCTGTTCGGCTACATCACCAATCGTGAAGAACTGGATGCCGCCAGCAATGAATTGTTCTCATTGATCGCCAGCCGGGCAATTCAGCTTAACGTGCCAGAGCAGCAGAAATTTGCCTTGCGTGACGCAGTGCGCGCGCATCAGGTGCTGGAGAGTCGCGCGACTCAGGGTTCCAGCCTGCTGATTCCCTGA
- the dnaB gene encoding replicative DNA helicase: MAGNKPTNKSNEPRDRQLEGVKMPPHSIEAEQSVLGGLMLDNQRWDNVSERVVASDFFNRSHRMIFTEMQRLLEAGQPIDLITLSESLETLGELEMAGGFAYLAELAKNTPSAANIGAYADIVRERAVVREMISVANQIADAGYDPQGRSSEDLLDFAESNVFKIAEQRANKDQGPQNIEQILEATVSRIESLVSTPHDGVTGVDTGYQDLNKKTAGLQGSDLIIVAARPSMGKTTFAMNLCENAAMLQDKPVLIFSLEMPSEQLMMRMLASLSRVDQTRIRTGQLEDEDWARISATMGILLEKKNMFIDDSSGLTPTEVRSRARRIFRENGGLSLIMIDYLQLMRVPALSDNRTLEIAEISRSLKALAKELNVPVVALSQLNRSLEQRADKRPVNSDLRESGSIEQDADLIMFIYRDEVYHENSDLKGIAEIILGKQRNGPIGTVRLTFNGQWSRFDNYAGPQYDDE; the protein is encoded by the coding sequence ATGGCAGGAAATAAACCCACCAACAAATCGAACGAACCCCGCGATCGGCAGCTGGAAGGCGTGAAAATGCCGCCGCATTCCATAGAAGCGGAGCAGTCGGTGCTCGGTGGGTTGATGCTGGATAATCAGCGCTGGGACAACGTTTCGGAGCGTGTTGTCGCCAGTGATTTTTTCAACCGCTCGCACCGCATGATTTTCACGGAAATGCAGCGTTTGCTGGAAGCGGGCCAGCCGATCGATTTGATTACACTCTCTGAATCGCTGGAAACGCTGGGCGAGTTAGAAATGGCCGGCGGTTTCGCCTATCTGGCCGAGCTGGCTAAAAATACGCCAAGTGCGGCGAACATCGGCGCTTATGCGGATATCGTGCGTGAACGTGCGGTGGTGCGTGAGATGATCTCGGTGGCGAACCAAATCGCTGATGCCGGTTACGATCCGCAAGGACGCAGCAGTGAAGATCTGCTCGACTTCGCTGAATCCAACGTTTTCAAAATAGCTGAACAGCGCGCCAATAAAGATCAGGGCCCGCAGAACATCGAGCAGATCCTCGAAGCCACGGTTTCGCGTATTGAGTCGTTGGTCTCAACGCCGCACGATGGCGTGACCGGCGTCGATACCGGCTATCAGGATTTGAACAAAAAAACCGCCGGTTTGCAGGGCTCTGATCTGATTATCGTCGCGGCGCGTCCTTCGATGGGTAAAACCACCTTCGCCATGAATTTGTGCGAAAACGCCGCGATGTTGCAGGACAAGCCGGTGCTGATTTTCAGTCTGGAGATGCCCAGCGAACAGCTGATGATGCGTATGCTGGCATCACTGTCGCGTGTGGATCAGACGCGTATTCGTACCGGCCAACTGGAAGATGAAGATTGGGCGCGTATTTCCGCCACCATGGGGATTTTGCTCGAGAAGAAGAACATGTTTATCGATGACTCTTCTGGCCTGACGCCAACTGAAGTGCGTTCACGCGCGCGCCGCATTTTCCGCGAAAACGGCGGGTTGAGCCTGATCATGATCGACTACCTGCAGCTGATGCGCGTGCCTGCACTGTCGGATAACCGTACGCTGGAGATCGCCGAGATCTCGCGCTCGCTCAAAGCGCTGGCGAAAGAGCTGAATGTGCCGGTGGTGGCGCTGTCGCAGCTGAACCGCTCACTGGAACAACGTGCGGATAAGCGTCCGGTGAACTCGGATCTGCGTGAATCAGGCTCGATCGAGCAGGATGCCGACTTGATCATGTTCATCTATCGTGACGAGGTGTATCACGAAAACAGCGATCTTAAAGGCATCGCCGAGATCATCCTCGGTAAGCAGCGTAACGGCCCGATCGGTACGGTACGTTTGACCTTTAATGGCCAATGGTCGCGCTTTGATAACTACGCTGGCCCGCAATACGACGACGAATAA
- a CDS encoding Lrp/AsnC family transcriptional regulator → MTQVDDHDLKILTLLQSNGRLTNQELSDLVGLSASQCSRRRINLEQANLILGYHARLSPDAVGLGMVGLIEVRLKNHTPDYEESFHRMVEEEAAIVDAFKTTGDADYLLKVAVADLASLSALISQLVAGHQSVAHVKTSVVLSRLKENGLMIIPQHKTRQKSA, encoded by the coding sequence ATGACTCAGGTAGACGATCACGACCTTAAGATATTGACATTACTACAATCTAACGGACGCCTCACCAACCAGGAACTCAGTGATTTAGTCGGACTTTCGGCATCGCAATGTTCACGCCGCCGCATCAATCTTGAGCAGGCCAACCTCATTCTCGGCTATCACGCGCGCCTCTCGCCCGACGCGGTTGGCCTTGGCATGGTGGGATTGATTGAAGTGCGATTGAAAAACCACACGCCCGATTATGAAGAGAGTTTCCATCGCATGGTGGAAGAAGAAGCCGCCATCGTCGATGCCTTTAAAACCACTGGCGATGCCGACTATCTGCTGAAAGTAGCGGTGGCCGATCTGGCGTCATTGAGCGCACTAATCAGCCAGTTAGTGGCTGGTCATCAAAGCGTGGCGCACGTGAAAACGTCCGTGGTATTGAGCCGTTTAAAAGAGAACGGTTTGATGATAATCCCGCAGCACAAAACGCGCCAAAAAAGTGCGTGA
- a CDS encoding YitT family protein gives MDNVVQPTKVPHSLIEDALAIVLGTLMVSFGVIMLKQAGALTGSSAGIAFLISYLSPLSFGSAFFLINLPFYWLAVRRMGWEFTLKTFCAVGLVSLFTHLHPLFVHFSALNPFYATLFGNVVMGIGFIVLFRHKASLGGINILALWLQDRIGLRAGKLQMAVDTCVVLASLFVVSLPMLFASIAGAVILNLIIAMNHRPGRYMV, from the coding sequence ATGGATAACGTTGTTCAACCCACCAAAGTTCCCCATTCGCTGATTGAAGATGCGCTGGCAATAGTGCTCGGCACGCTGATGGTCTCTTTCGGCGTCATTATGCTGAAACAGGCTGGCGCACTGACCGGCAGTTCAGCGGGTATTGCCTTCTTAATCAGCTATTTATCGCCGCTCTCCTTTGGTAGCGCCTTCTTCCTGATCAACCTGCCATTTTACTGGCTAGCCGTGCGACGCATGGGCTGGGAATTTACCCTGAAAACCTTCTGCGCGGTTGGCCTGGTGTCGCTGTTTACCCATTTGCATCCGCTGTTTGTGCATTTTTCTGCGCTAAATCCGTTTTATGCGACACTGTTCGGTAACGTGGTGATGGGCATTGGGTTTATAGTGTTGTTCCGTCATAAAGCCAGCCTCGGTGGCATCAATATTTTGGCGCTCTGGCTGCAGGACCGCATCGGTCTGCGTGCCGGAAAACTGCAAATGGCGGTTGATACCTGCGTGGTATTAGCGTCACTGTTTGTGGTGTCGTTACCGATGCTGTTTGCTTCCATCGCGGGCGCGGTGATCCTCAATCTCATCATCGCAATGAATCATCGTCCCGGCCGTTACATGGTTTGA
- a CDS encoding amino acid aminotransferase: MFQNVDAYAGDPILSLMETFKQDPRDNKVNLSIGLYYNEAGIIPQLQAVAAAEERLQAQPHQASLYLPMEGLNAYRNAIAPLLFGKEHPMLHAGRIASIQTLGGSGALKVGADFLKRYFPASNVWVSDPTWENHIAIFNGAGFEVETYPWYDAETNGVKFDAFIAKLKTLPKQSIVLLHPCCHNPTGADLTNAQWDETTDVLKAQELIPFLDIAYQGFGAGMEADAYAIRAIAAAGLPALVSNSFSKIFSLYGERVGGLSIVCDSAEESARVLGQLKATVRRNYSSPPNFGAQVVSCVLNDEALLNNWLAEVEAMRLRIIEMRQALVNVLSTKLPGQNFDYLLKQRGMFSYTGLSAQQVDRLRDEFGVYLIASGRMCVAGLNSRNVNQVAEAFAAVM, encoded by the coding sequence GTGTTTCAAAACGTTGATGCCTATGCCGGCGATCCGATTCTGTCGTTGATGGAAACCTTCAAACAAGATCCGCGCGATAACAAAGTAAACCTGAGCATCGGTCTCTATTACAACGAAGCGGGCATCATTCCTCAGCTGCAGGCAGTTGCCGCAGCAGAAGAGCGCCTGCAGGCGCAGCCGCATCAGGCATCGCTGTATCTGCCGATGGAAGGTCTGAACGCTTACCGCAACGCCATTGCACCGCTGCTGTTCGGTAAAGAACATCCGATGCTGCACGCGGGCCGTATTGCCTCCATCCAGACCTTAGGTGGCTCAGGTGCGCTGAAAGTCGGTGCTGATTTCCTTAAGCGTTACTTCCCAGCGTCAAACGTGTGGGTGAGCGATCCAACGTGGGAAAACCATATCGCGATCTTTAACGGTGCGGGCTTCGAAGTAGAGACTTATCCGTGGTACGACGCAGAAACCAACGGCGTGAAGTTTGATGCGTTCATCGCCAAGCTGAAAACCTTGCCGAAACAATCCATCGTGCTGCTGCATCCGTGCTGCCACAACCCAACCGGCGCCGATCTGACTAATGCGCAGTGGGATGAAACCACCGACGTGCTGAAAGCGCAGGAGCTGATTCCGTTCCTCGATATCGCTTATCAGGGCTTTGGTGCGGGCATGGAAGCGGATGCTTATGCCATTCGCGCCATTGCGGCTGCCGGCTTGCCAGCGCTGGTGAGCAACTCGTTCTCCAAGATCTTCTCGCTGTACGGCGAGCGCGTTGGCGGCTTGTCCATTGTCTGCGACAGCGCGGAAGAATCCGCTCGTGTGCTGGGCCAGCTGAAAGCGACCGTACGTCGCAACTACTCCAGCCCGCCAAACTTTGGTGCGCAGGTGGTTTCATGCGTGTTGAACGACGAAGCGCTGCTGAATAACTGGCTGGCAGAAGTGGAAGCGATGCGTCTGCGCATTATCGAAATGCGCCAGGCGCTGGTGAATGTGTTGAGCACCAAGCTGCCAGGTCAAAACTTCGATTACCTGCTGAAGCAGCGCGGTATGTTCAGCTACACCGGCCTGAGCGCGCAGCAGGTTGATCGCCTGCGTGATGAGTTCGGCGTCTACCTGATTGCCAGCGGCCGTATGTGCGTTGCCGGCCTGAACAGCCGTAACGTCAACCAGGTTGCTGAGGCATTTGCTGCGGTAATGTGA
- a CDS encoding secondary thiamine-phosphate synthase enzyme YjbQ — MWHQQTLTLGAKARGFHLITDEIVGQLHGLSDVRVGQLHLLLQHTSASLTLNENCDPTVRSDMEQHFLRHVPESAPYQHDYEGADDMPAHIKSSLLGVSLLIPVNRGRLMLGTWQGIWLGEHRVQGGARRIVATLQGE; from the coding sequence ATGTGGCATCAACAAACGCTTACGCTTGGCGCCAAAGCGCGCGGCTTTCATCTGATTACCGACGAGATTGTCGGCCAGCTTCACGGCTTATCCGATGTGCGCGTCGGCCAATTGCATCTCCTGCTGCAACACACATCGGCGTCGCTAACGCTGAATGAGAATTGCGATCCCACAGTGCGCAGCGATATGGAGCAGCATTTCTTACGCCATGTTCCGGAAAGCGCGCCTTATCAGCACGACTACGAAGGGGCCGACGACATGCCCGCACACATCAAATCGTCGCTACTCGGCGTTTCACTGCTGATTCCGGTCAACCGTGGTCGCCTGATGTTAGGCACATGGCAGGGAATCTGGTTGGGTGAACATCGGGTGCAGGGCGGTGCGCGGCGTATCGTGGCGACCTTACAAGGGGAATAA
- a CDS encoding MmcQ/YjbR family DNA-binding protein, with product MNTSDLLTYCMSKPGAEQSFKECWQATQIKSEGVLFAMLYEVKGRPALSLKATPALAELLREEHNDVFPSEHLNKSHWSTLWLDGSLKDSQIYYLVDASWQQADATREAGVNHDDH from the coding sequence ATGAACACATCGGATTTACTGACGTACTGCATGAGCAAGCCGGGCGCGGAGCAAAGCTTTAAAGAGTGCTGGCAGGCAACGCAGATTAAAAGTGAAGGCGTGCTGTTTGCCATGCTTTATGAGGTAAAAGGGCGTCCGGCCTTGTCGCTGAAAGCCACGCCTGCACTGGCGGAATTATTACGTGAGGAGCATAACGATGTGTTTCCCAGTGAGCACTTGAACAAGTCGCACTGGAGCACGTTGTGGCTGGACGGTTCGCTAAAGGATTCGCAGATTTACTATCTGGTGGATGCTTCCTGGCAACAGGCTGACGCCACGCGTGAAGCGGGCGTCAACCATGATGACCACTGA
- a CDS encoding NAD(P)-dependent alcohol dehydrogenase produces MNITHAYAAQDAKAKLAPFDFKPRELRAHDVQIEVLYCGVCHSDLHTARNEWRNTIFPVVPGHEIVGRVTAVGAHTHNYKVGDLVGVGCMVDSCRSCPSCQEGLEQYCENGFVGTYNGEDRETKAITYGGYSTSMVVDESFVLRVPENLDLAGVAPLLCAGITTYSPLRHWNVGPGKKVGIVGLGGLGHMGVKLAHAMGAHVVLFTTSPSKIEDGKRLGADEVVISKDADQMAAHTNSFDFILNTVAAQHDLNPFIALLKRDGNMTLVGAPEHDHPAPQVFNLIFKRRSIAGSLIGGIAETQEMLDFCGEHGITSDIELIAMNQINEAYERMLKSDVKYRFVIDINTLREESAA; encoded by the coding sequence ATGAATATTACGCATGCCTATGCCGCACAGGACGCGAAAGCAAAACTCGCCCCGTTCGACTTTAAGCCACGCGAACTGCGCGCTCATGATGTGCAGATTGAAGTGTTGTACTGCGGCGTCTGCCACTCTGACCTGCATACCGCGCGCAACGAATGGCGCAACACCATTTTCCCTGTGGTGCCGGGCCATGAAATCGTGGGTCGCGTCACTGCCGTTGGCGCGCACACTCACAATTACAAAGTGGGTGATTTGGTCGGCGTGGGTTGTATGGTTGATTCCTGCCGCAGCTGTCCAAGCTGTCAGGAAGGGCTGGAGCAGTATTGCGAAAATGGCTTCGTTGGCACTTATAACGGTGAAGACCGTGAAACCAAAGCCATCACCTACGGCGGTTACTCCACCAGCATGGTGGTAGATGAAAGCTTCGTGCTGCGCGTACCCGAAAATCTCGATCTGGCAGGCGTTGCGCCGCTGCTGTGTGCCGGTATCACCACCTACTCGCCGCTGCGTCACTGGAATGTCGGTCCGGGTAAAAAAGTCGGTATTGTCGGTTTGGGCGGCCTCGGTCACATGGGCGTGAAACTGGCTCATGCGATGGGCGCACATGTGGTGCTGTTCACCACGTCACCGTCAAAAATTGAAGATGGTAAACGTCTGGGCGCGGATGAAGTGGTGATTTCGAAAGATGCCGATCAAATGGCCGCGCACACCAACAGCTTTGACTTCATCCTGAATACCGTTGCGGCGCAGCACGATCTCAACCCGTTCATCGCCCTGCTGAAGCGTGATGGCAACATGACGCTGGTCGGCGCGCCGGAACACGATCACCCGGCACCGCAGGTCTTCAACCTGATCTTCAAACGTCGCAGCATCGCCGGTTCACTGATTGGCGGCATCGCGGAAACCCAGGAGATGCTGGATTTCTGCGGCGAACACGGTATCACTTCAGATATCGAACTGATCGCGATGAATCAAATCAACGAAGCCTACGAACGTATGCTGAAAAGCGACGTGAAATACCGCTTCGTGATTGATATCAATACCCTGCGCGAGGAATCTGCGGCTTAA
- the uvrA gene encoding excinuclease ABC subunit UvrA: MDKIEVRGARTHNLKNINLIIPRDKLIVVTGLSGSGKSSLAFDTLYAEGQRRYVESLSAYARQFLSLMEKPDVDHIEGLSPAISIEQKSTSHNPRSTVGTITEIHDYLRLLFARVGEPRCPDHDVPLAAQTVSQMVDQVLSQEEGRRLMLLAPVVKDRKGEHTKTLENLAAQGYIRARIDGEVCDLSDPPKLELQKKHTIEVVIDRFRVRDDLATRLAESFETTLELSGGTAIVADMDDTSAEEMLFSANFACPICGYSMRELEPRLFSFNNPAGACPTCDGLGVQQYFDPDRVVQNPELSLAGGAIRGWDRRNFYYFQMLRSLAEHLQFDVEAPFNSLSDNARHVILYGSGKENIEFKYINDRGDTSVRRHPFEGVLHNMERRYKETESNAVREELAKFISNRACASCEGTRLRREARHVFVEDTNLPTISEMSIGHAMDFFANMKLSGQRAQIAEKILKEIGDRLSFLVNVGLNYLSMSRSAETLSGGEAQRIRLASQIGAGLVGVMYVLDEPSIGLHQRDNERLLGTLIHLRDLGNTVIVVEHDEDAIRAADHVIDIGPGAGVHGGQVVAEGDVHAIMANENSLTGQFLSGKREIAIPKQRVKGDPAKVLKLTGARGNNLKDVTLTIPVGLFTCITGVSGSGKSTLINDTLFPIAQRQLNGATTIEAAPYREIAGLEHFDKVIDIDQSPIGRTPRSNPATYTGIFTPVRELFAGVPEARSRGYNPGRFSFNVRGGRCEACQGDGVIKVEMHFLPDIYVPCDQCKGKRYNRETLEIKYKGKSIHEVLDMTIEEAREFFDAVPALARKLQTLIDVGLSYIRLGQSATTLSGGEAQRVKLARELSKRGTGQTLYILDEPTTGLHFADIQQLLEVLHQLRDQGNTIVVIEHNLDVVKTADWIVDLGPEGGSGGGEILVSGTPETVVECEKSHTARFLKPMLKK; encoded by the coding sequence ATGGATAAGATCGAAGTCCGCGGTGCTCGCACCCATAATTTGAAGAACATCAACCTGATCATCCCTCGCGATAAGCTCATTGTGGTCACCGGTCTGTCAGGTTCCGGTAAGTCTTCGCTGGCGTTTGATACGCTGTATGCGGAAGGCCAGCGTCGCTATGTCGAGTCGCTTTCGGCCTATGCGCGCCAGTTTCTTTCATTAATGGAGAAACCGGACGTTGACCATATTGAAGGTCTTTCGCCCGCCATCTCCATTGAGCAGAAATCGACTTCGCATAACCCGCGTTCCACCGTCGGCACCATTACTGAAATTCATGACTATCTGCGCCTGCTGTTTGCACGCGTGGGTGAGCCGCGCTGTCCGGATCACGACGTTCCACTGGCGGCGCAAACCGTTAGCCAGATGGTCGATCAGGTGCTGTCGCAGGAAGAAGGTCGTCGTCTGATGCTGCTGGCGCCGGTGGTGAAAGATCGCAAAGGCGAACACACCAAAACGCTGGAAAACCTCGCCGCGCAAGGCTACATCCGTGCGCGTATTGATGGTGAAGTGTGCGATTTGTCGGATCCGCCGAAACTGGAGTTGCAGAAGAAGCACACCATCGAAGTGGTGATTGACCGCTTCCGCGTGCGCGACGATCTGGCAACGCGTCTGGCCGAATCCTTCGAGACCACGCTGGAACTGAGCGGGGGTACGGCGATCGTCGCCGATATGGATGATACCAGCGCCGAAGAGATGCTGTTCTCCGCCAACTTTGCCTGCCCGATTTGTGGCTACAGCATGCGTGAACTCGAACCGCGCCTGTTCTCGTTCAACAATCCAGCCGGCGCCTGCCCGACCTGTGATGGCCTGGGCGTGCAGCAATATTTCGATCCTGACCGTGTGGTGCAAAATCCCGAGCTGTCGCTGGCGGGCGGCGCCATTCGCGGCTGGGATCGCCGTAACTTCTACTACTTCCAGATGCTGCGCTCGCTGGCTGAACATCTGCAATTCGATGTCGAAGCCCCGTTCAACAGCCTGAGTGACAACGCGCGCCATGTGATTCTGTACGGTTCCGGCAAAGAGAATATCGAATTCAAATACATCAACGATCGCGGTGACACCTCGGTGCGCCGCCATCCGTTTGAAGGCGTGCTGCACAACATGGAGCGCCGTTATAAAGAGACGGAATCCAACGCGGTACGCGAAGAGCTGGCGAAATTTATTAGTAACCGCGCCTGCGCCAGCTGCGAAGGCACGCGCCTGCGTCGTGAAGCACGCCATGTTTTTGTCGAAGACACCAACCTGCCAACCATCTCAGAAATGAGCATCGGTCATGCGATGGATTTCTTCGCCAACATGAAGCTGAGCGGCCAGCGTGCGCAGATCGCGGAAAAAATCCTTAAGGAGATTGGCGATCGCCTGAGCTTCCTGGTGAACGTCGGCCTGAATTACCTGTCGATGTCACGCTCGGCGGAAACGCTGTCCGGCGGTGAAGCGCAGCGTATTCGTCTGGCCAGCCAGATTGGTGCCGGTTTGGTCGGCGTGATGTACGTGTTGGATGAACCGTCTATCGGCTTGCATCAGCGCGACAACGAGCGCCTGCTCGGCACGCTGATTCACCTGCGCGATCTCGGTAATACGGTGATTGTGGTGGAGCACGATGAGGATGCGATTCGTGCCGCTGACCACGTGATCGATATCGGTCCGGGCGCCGGCGTGCACGGTGGTCAGGTGGTTGCGGAAGGCGATGTGCACGCGATCATGGCGAATGAAAATTCCCTGACCGGCCAGTTCCTCAGCGGCAAACGTGAGATTGCCATCCCTAAACAGCGCGTCAAAGGCGATCCCGCTAAAGTGCTGAAACTCACCGGTGCGCGCGGTAACAACCTCAAAGATGTCACGCTGACGATTCCGGTCGGCTTATTTACCTGCATCACCGGCGTGTCCGGATCGGGTAAATCGACGCTGATCAACGATACGCTGTTCCCAATTGCGCAGCGCCAGCTCAACGGCGCGACCACCATCGAAGCCGCGCCTTATCGTGAGATCGCCGGTCTCGAGCATTTCGATAAAGTGATCGATATCGATCAGAGCCCGATCGGTCGCACACCGCGTTCGAATCCCGCGACCTATACCGGCATTTTCACGCCGGTGCGTGAACTGTTCGCCGGCGTGCCGGAAGCGCGTTCACGCGGCTACAATCCGGGGCGCTTCAGCTTCAACGTGCGCGGCGGACGCTGCGAAGCCTGTCAGGGCGATGGCGTGATCAAGGTAGAGATGCACTTTCTGCCCGACATCTACGTGCCGTGCGACCAGTGCAAAGGCAAACGCTATAACCGCGAAACGCTGGAGATCAAATACAAAGGCAAGAGCATCCACGAAGTACTGGATATGACCATCGAAGAAGCGCGCGAGTTCTTTGATGCGGTGCCGGCGCTGGCGCGTAAGCTGCAAACGCTGATCGATGTTGGCCTGTCGTACATCCGCCTCGGCCAGTCGGCGACCACGCTCTCGGGCGGTGAAGCGCAGCGCGTTAAGCTGGCGCGAGAGCTGTCCAAACGCGGCACCGGCCAGACGCTCTATATCCTTGATGAGCCGACCACCGGCCTGCACTTTGCGGATATTCAGCAACTGCTGGAAGTGCTGCATCAGCTGCGCGATCAGGGCAACACCATCGTGGTGATTGAGCACAACCTCGACGTGGTGAAAACCGCGGACTGGATTGTCGATCTCGGCCCAGAAGGTGGTAGCGGCGGCGGTGAAATCCTGGTGTCCGGCACGCCAGAAACGGTGGTGGAGTGTGAAAAATCACACACGGCGCGTTTCCTTAAACCAATGTTGAAGAAGTAA